In the genome of Oceanispirochaeta sp. M1, one region contains:
- a CDS encoding DUF6434 domain-containing protein, producing MRPTLDREINPEEFLNFYWLKEELFSFCKNYKIPGSGSKDELTQRIYKYLKTGDIIKPPKKSTNKAIEEYVLNLDANIPEGYINDERHRAFFKSEIGEHFKFNVPFMNWMKANPGKMYKDAISEWYRIMDEKKKGKKTEISSQFQYNQYTRDFYNENPNAKREDVIKCWKYKRSLSGHNKYEEGDLVVLEQ from the coding sequence ATGAGACCAACTCTTGATAGAGAAATAAATCCAGAAGAGTTTTTGAATTTTTATTGGTTGAAGGAAGAGCTTTTTTCTTTCTGTAAGAATTACAAAATCCCTGGAAGTGGTAGTAAAGATGAACTTACGCAAAGGATCTATAAGTATCTAAAAACGGGTGACATTATCAAACCACCTAAAAAAAGCACAAATAAAGCAATTGAAGAATATGTGCTTAATCTTGATGCTAACATACCAGAAGGATATATAAATGATGAACGCCATAGAGCCTTCTTTAAATCAGAAATAGGAGAACATTTCAAATTTAACGTTCCATTTATGAACTGGATGAAAGCAAATCCAGGAAAAATGTATAAGGATGCAATTTCTGAATGGTACAGAATTATGGATGAAAAGAAAAAAGGGAAGAAAACAGAAATCTCGTCTCAATTTCAATACAATCAATATACAAGAGATTTTTACAATGAAAATCCCAATGCAAAAAGAGAAGATGTAATAAAATGCTGGAAATATAAAAGATCCCTATCTGGACACAATAAATATGAAGAAGGAGACTTAGTCGTGTTGGAACAGTGA
- a CDS encoding Fic family protein: MAYLWELKQWPGFSYSLDNLLPYIAQARKLQGQIQSLAASLELKDQGELLFREALHTSAIEGENLNPQDVRSSIANHLGLPSAGLPVTAERHQGLIEVLVDATANYEKVLTAEKLWAWHSALFPTGYSGIKKIIVGGWRSGVTPMNIISGSMGKEKIHFTAPPSNQMDKEMLQFMKWWESSLGKVDGLLRAGIAHLYFVTIHPFEDGNGRLARALTDLALAQEEMTGIRLYSLSTQIHKERTSYYTILEEVQKGGGDITLWLSWFLDIYSHSIESSMEIIKGALMAQRFYTNISNIVLNERQLKVLEKMVQKLPENFTGGLTNKKYSAITKVSLATVKRDLKEMADLGILIIGEERGRSTNYQINRSLLE, translated from the coding sequence ATGGCTTATCTCTGGGAATTAAAACAATGGCCTGGTTTCTCATATTCTTTGGATAATCTTCTCCCATATATTGCTCAGGCAAGAAAACTACAAGGACAAATTCAATCCCTTGCTGCCAGTCTGGAATTGAAAGATCAGGGGGAACTGCTTTTCAGAGAAGCTTTGCACACTTCAGCCATTGAAGGTGAGAACCTGAATCCTCAAGATGTGCGTTCTTCCATCGCCAATCATTTAGGCCTCCCTTCGGCTGGGCTTCCTGTGACTGCTGAGAGGCATCAGGGACTGATTGAAGTACTGGTTGATGCAACTGCAAATTATGAAAAGGTATTAACAGCCGAAAAGCTATGGGCCTGGCATTCCGCTTTGTTTCCAACCGGATACTCGGGAATAAAGAAGATAATTGTCGGAGGATGGAGATCTGGAGTCACTCCAATGAATATCATTTCAGGTTCCATGGGTAAAGAGAAGATCCATTTTACTGCTCCTCCCTCCAATCAGATGGATAAGGAGATGCTTCAGTTCATGAAATGGTGGGAATCATCCCTGGGTAAAGTCGATGGACTTCTCCGTGCTGGTATTGCCCATCTATACTTTGTGACGATTCACCCATTTGAAGACGGCAATGGACGTTTGGCCCGGGCTTTGACAGATCTTGCGCTGGCTCAGGAAGAAATGACGGGAATCAGGCTCTACAGCCTCTCTACTCAAATACATAAAGAGAGAACATCATATTATACAATTCTGGAAGAGGTTCAGAAGGGCGGGGGAGATATCACTCTCTGGCTTTCCTGGTTTTTGGACATATATTCTCATAGTATTGAAAGCTCGATGGAGATCATCAAGGGTGCTCTGATGGCTCAAAGGTTCTATACCAATATTTCCAACATTGTGCTAAATGAAAGGCAGTTGAAGGTTCTGGAGAAAATGGTTCAAAAACTTCCTGAGAATTTCACTGGAGGGCTGACAAATAAAAAATATTCAGCGATTACCAAAGTGAGTCTGGCAACCGTGAAGAGAGACTTGAAGGAAATGGCTGACCTTGGAATTCTAATCATTGGAGAGGAGAGAGGGCGTTCAACCAACTATCAGATTAATCGGTCTTTGTTGGAGTAA
- a CDS encoding GNAT family N-acetyltransferase, whose protein sequence is MELVKLRSNPHDEILDKIVSSWTFNPTRERVHNRIEKHLEEDQLFVASDNGTIFGSFALHKIDDDLIEITGIGILKEYRMKGLGRDILNQFHELTFAAKIIVETDDEAVGFYMKSGFIIKSEKILENGIIRYELELKSI, encoded by the coding sequence ATGGAATTAGTAAAATTAAGATCAAATCCCCATGATGAGATTTTAGATAAGATAGTATCCTCATGGACATTTAATCCAACAAGAGAGAGGGTTCATAATAGAATAGAGAAGCATTTAGAAGAAGACCAGCTGTTCGTGGCTTCTGATAATGGTACAATATTTGGCTCCTTCGCTTTACACAAGATTGATGATGATCTGATTGAAATCACAGGAATTGGAATACTTAAAGAATATCGAATGAAGGGACTGGGAAGAGATATATTGAATCAATTTCATGAATTAACTTTCGCAGCAAAAATAATTGTAGAGACAGATGATGAGGCTGTTGGTTTCTATATGAAATCTGGGTTCATTATAAAAAGCGAAAAAATACTTGAAAATGGAATAATTCGCTATGAGCTTGAATTGAAATCCATTTAA
- the nth gene encoding endonuclease III, giving the protein MTKAEKARIVTEILNLEYPDRKPLLNYSNPFELLIAVILSAQTTDAGVNKVTPELFRCYPGPAELAVAEQNHVEEIIHSTGFYRVKAANIIKTAAALKERGGTSLPDNMKDLTALPGVGRKTANVILYHIFNQPAIIVDTHFKRVSKRLGFTKFTEPEKIEKQLSKAIPKEIQSDFSMTVNLHGRKYCHARKPDCGSCPLRDICPSVIL; this is encoded by the coding sequence ATGACAAAAGCAGAGAAAGCCCGCATCGTAACCGAGATCCTGAATCTGGAATATCCTGATAGAAAACCCCTTCTGAATTATTCAAATCCCTTTGAGTTATTAATTGCTGTCATTCTTTCAGCCCAGACAACCGATGCCGGAGTGAATAAAGTAACACCGGAGCTTTTTCGCTGTTACCCCGGGCCTGCTGAACTGGCTGTTGCAGAACAGAATCATGTAGAGGAGATAATCCACAGCACAGGTTTCTACAGAGTGAAGGCTGCCAATATCATTAAGACAGCCGCAGCTTTAAAAGAGAGGGGAGGTACAAGTCTTCCGGATAACATGAAAGATCTCACCGCACTTCCCGGTGTGGGGAGAAAAACAGCCAATGTGATCCTCTATCATATTTTCAATCAGCCGGCGATTATCGTGGATACTCATTTCAAGCGTGTAAGTAAGCGATTGGGTTTTACCAAATTCACTGAACCGGAAAAGATTGAAAAGCAATTGTCTAAAGCCATTCCCAAGGAGATTCAGTCAGATTTTTCCATGACGGTGAACCTTCATGGGAGAAAGTACTGCCACGCACGGAAGCCCGACTGTGGGAGCTGTCCTTTGAGGGATATTTGTCCCTCGGTCATACTTTAA
- a CDS encoding dihydroorotate dehydrogenase has protein sequence MDLSIKIKNKTLPNPVGVASGTFGYGEEYAPLTDLSKLGAIYTKAVTVEPRPGNPLPRLVETPAGMINSIGLANVGTKGFLEEKIPFLKTLSCPVILNVAGSLEEDYAEVIRRVDFQDAIWGYEVNISCPNVKHGGLAFGTDPVQVERLTSTLRKLTDKPLIMKLTPNVTDITAIARAAEAGGADAVACINTVMGMVVDIHKRKPAIPAGTGGLSGPAIKPVGIAAVYRVSKAVNIPVIGLGGIMNADDAVEYLLAGASALQIGTANFIDPDTSGKVLAGIKKYMREAGFTKISDFHGYF, from the coding sequence ATGGACCTGAGTATTAAGATAAAAAACAAAACCCTCCCCAACCCTGTGGGAGTAGCTTCGGGAACCTTCGGTTACGGAGAAGAGTATGCTCCCCTCACAGATCTTTCCAAACTGGGAGCCATCTATACAAAGGCAGTAACAGTAGAACCCCGTCCGGGAAATCCCCTGCCCCGTCTAGTTGAGACTCCTGCGGGGATGATCAATTCCATCGGCCTTGCCAATGTAGGAACCAAAGGCTTCCTTGAAGAAAAGATCCCCTTCTTAAAGACTCTCAGCTGCCCTGTCATCCTGAATGTAGCCGGGAGTCTGGAAGAAGACTACGCCGAAGTTATCCGCAGAGTCGATTTTCAGGATGCCATATGGGGATATGAAGTAAATATTTCCTGCCCCAATGTCAAACATGGAGGCCTCGCCTTCGGAACCGACCCTGTTCAGGTGGAAAGATTAACTTCAACTCTTAGAAAACTGACAGACAAACCTCTTATCATGAAACTGACTCCCAATGTTACAGACATAACTGCCATTGCCAGAGCCGCAGAAGCCGGGGGTGCCGATGCTGTTGCCTGTATCAATACTGTAATGGGCATGGTTGTGGACATTCATAAAAGAAAACCTGCTATCCCTGCAGGAACAGGAGGTCTTTCCGGACCTGCCATCAAACCTGTAGGTATAGCTGCGGTCTACCGAGTAAGCAAAGCGGTTAATATCCCGGTCATCGGACTGGGAGGTATTATGAATGCAGATGATGCAGTCGAATACCTTTTGGCCGGAGCCTCGGCTCTGCAGATTGGAACTGCAAACTTCATAGACCCTGACACATCAGGAAAAGTCCTTGCGGGAATCAAGAAATATATGAGAGAAGCCGGTTTCACAAAAATAAGCGACTTTCACGGCTATTTCTAG
- a CDS encoding dihydroorotate dehydrogenase electron transfer subunit, which produces MKNFKSKILSQKSIALGYMEMKFSWPEDCETPKAGQFLTIKIQEQPIPLLRRPFALSAYNQEEKSASIIYQVRGTGTEILSSMKDGETLDVLSPLGNSFTMPKKKETPLLVAGGIGLGPILYFARELDKAGYSPILVFGCRDKSLIPDLPPLKNGRIQFCTDDGSEGFHGSSVDYLNCLDSSELKNAYVYSCGPTGMLKACHNFAVSKNIPSETAMEEMMACGVGACMGCVVELAEGQEKQYARVCKDGPVFQSRIIKWT; this is translated from the coding sequence ATGAAAAACTTTAAATCAAAAATTCTCAGCCAGAAATCCATAGCCCTCGGGTATATGGAGATGAAGTTCAGCTGGCCTGAAGACTGTGAGACACCCAAAGCGGGACAGTTTCTGACAATCAAAATCCAGGAACAGCCCATACCGCTGCTTCGCCGCCCCTTCGCTCTGTCCGCTTATAACCAGGAAGAAAAATCAGCTTCCATCATCTATCAGGTGAGGGGAACCGGAACAGAAATTCTTTCTTCCATGAAAGACGGAGAGACTCTTGATGTACTGAGCCCCCTGGGTAACAGTTTCACCATGCCGAAAAAAAAAGAGACTCCCCTCCTGGTTGCCGGAGGAATCGGCCTCGGCCCCATCCTCTATTTTGCAAGAGAACTGGATAAGGCCGGATACAGCCCCATACTGGTTTTCGGTTGCCGGGATAAATCATTGATCCCCGACCTTCCTCCTCTTAAAAACGGGAGGATTCAATTCTGTACAGATGACGGTTCTGAAGGATTTCACGGTAGTTCAGTGGATTACCTGAACTGTCTGGACTCTTCTGAGTTGAAAAATGCATATGTCTACAGCTGCGGACCCACAGGAATGCTGAAAGCCTGTCATAACTTTGCAGTTTCAAAAAACATTCCCAGCGAAACAGCCATGGAAGAGATGATGGCCTGCGGTGTGGGAGCCTGTATGGGCTGTGTGGTGGAACTGGCCGAAGGTCAGGAGAAACAGTATGCCCGGGTATGTAAAGACGGCCCGGTATTTCAATCCAGGATAATCAAATGGACCTGA
- a CDS encoding metal-dependent transcriptional regulator — protein sequence MDKNIKLTPSLEDYLEAILQLEEKNRVARVKDIAEKLSVQMPSVTGALKNLKSKGMIEYEKNSFINLTDQGKVLAKAVLKKHTILLRFLEQTLFLAPEKAAAEACRIEHSIDQETAKRLENLSSYLTKNFSDKDLEKIILG from the coding sequence ATGGATAAAAACATTAAACTCACACCCAGCCTGGAAGATTATCTTGAAGCGATACTTCAGCTTGAAGAAAAAAATCGGGTTGCCAGAGTAAAAGACATTGCAGAAAAACTTTCTGTACAGATGCCTTCCGTTACGGGTGCATTAAAGAATCTCAAATCAAAAGGGATGATTGAGTATGAAAAAAATTCATTTATCAATCTGACTGACCAGGGTAAGGTTCTAGCCAAAGCCGTATTGAAAAAACATACGATTCTTCTCCGCTTTCTGGAACAGACTCTTTTTCTCGCACCTGAAAAAGCGGCTGCAGAAGCCTGCCGGATTGAACATTCCATTGATCAGGAAACAGCAAAACGTCTGGAGAACCTGAGCAGCTACCTCACTAAGAACTTTTCAGATAAAGATCTTGAAAAAATAATTCTGGGATAG
- the rpmB gene encoding 50S ribosomal protein L28 produces MSRKCEICGKGTVAGHSVPRKGLPKKKGGAGQHIGVKSKRTFKPNLLKIKALINGTPKSMKICTRCLKAGKVVKA; encoded by the coding sequence ATGTCTCGAAAATGTGAAATCTGTGGAAAAGGTACCGTTGCGGGACACAGTGTACCCAGAAAGGGTCTTCCCAAGAAAAAAGGTGGAGCCGGTCAGCATATCGGTGTAAAGTCTAAAAGAACTTTCAAACCTAACCTTCTTAAGATAAAAGCTCTTATTAATGGTACACCAAAGTCCATGAAAATCTGTACCCGCTGTCTTAAGGCAGGGAAAGTAGTAAAAGCTTAA